The Pseudomonas asiatica genome has a segment encoding these proteins:
- a CDS encoding type II secretion system F family protein, with product MRYSLKALGRQGVVQLQIDAEDADQARRQAEDQGLRVLSLRGHGGALRGMAWRREASFDLVLFSQELSTLLNAGLPLIDALESLAEKAPAAATRKVLAELVRQLYEGRSLSQALGQQPRVFPPLYVALVQSSERTGALGDALARYISYRQRLDLVRQKLVGASVYPLLLLLVGGGVVLFLLGYVVPRFSQVFEGMGTELPWLSRLLMQIGLFLHAQQLPLALGTLGVVMALWLLRRQPRVRRWAACQLRRLPALHQRLMMYELARFYRSLGILLQGGIPILTAMGMARGLLGSAAAQGLEHASQRVGEGLPLSDALEAGQLVTPVSLRLLRAGEQSGNLGEMLERCADFHDQEIGRWVEWFVKLFEPLLMTFIGLLIGLIVILMYMPIFELASSIH from the coding sequence AGCCTCAAGGCCCTGGGCAGGCAGGGTGTGGTGCAGTTGCAGATCGACGCCGAGGACGCCGACCAGGCCCGCCGCCAGGCCGAGGACCAGGGCCTGCGCGTGCTCAGCCTGCGCGGCCACGGCGGCGCCTTGCGCGGCATGGCCTGGCGCCGCGAAGCAAGCTTTGACCTGGTGCTGTTCAGCCAGGAACTTTCAACCCTGCTCAACGCCGGCCTGCCGCTGATCGACGCGCTGGAGAGCCTGGCGGAAAAGGCCCCCGCAGCGGCAACGCGCAAAGTGCTCGCCGAACTGGTCCGCCAACTGTACGAAGGCCGCTCGCTGTCTCAGGCCCTGGGCCAGCAGCCACGGGTATTCCCGCCGCTGTACGTGGCGCTGGTGCAATCCAGCGAGCGTACCGGCGCACTGGGCGACGCCCTCGCCCGCTACATCAGCTACCGCCAGCGCCTGGACCTGGTACGGCAGAAGCTGGTGGGCGCCTCGGTGTACCCGTTGCTGCTATTGCTGGTGGGCGGTGGCGTGGTGCTGTTCCTGCTTGGCTACGTGGTGCCGCGTTTCAGCCAGGTATTCGAGGGCATGGGCACCGAGTTGCCCTGGCTGTCTCGGCTACTGATGCAGATCGGCCTGTTCCTGCATGCCCAGCAACTGCCACTGGCGTTGGGCACCCTCGGCGTGGTCATGGCGCTGTGGCTGCTGCGCCGCCAGCCACGGGTGCGGCGTTGGGCAGCCTGCCAGCTGCGGCGCCTGCCGGCACTGCACCAACGCCTGATGATGTACGAACTGGCGCGCTTCTACCGCTCGTTGGGCATCCTGCTGCAAGGCGGCATCCCCATCCTCACCGCCATGGGCATGGCCCGCGGCCTGCTCGGCAGCGCGGCGGCCCAGGGCCTGGAGCACGCCAGCCAGCGGGTCGGCGAAGGGCTGCCGTTGTCCGACGCGCTGGAGGCCGGGCAACTGGTCACGCCGGTATCGCTGCGCCTGCTACGGGCCGGCGAGCAGTCCGGCAACCTGGGCGAGATGCTGGAGCGCTGCGCCGACTTCCATGACCAGGAAATCGGCCGCTGGGTGGAATGGTTCGTCAAACTGTTCGAACCACTGCTGATGACCTTCATCGGCCTGCTGAT